Genomic DNA from Etheostoma cragini isolate CJK2018 chromosome 7, CSU_Ecrag_1.0, whole genome shotgun sequence:
TTCTGCGCCGGGGGGTGTGAGGCAGACCGGCCCTGGGTGTGCTAACTGGCTAAATTAGCATTAGATTAGTTGTCTGTCTATAcagctaacattaacgttactggTGAACTGGGTTAGCCCAGGGCTGTCAACTGtagttaaaacaaataaacttaTGAACGTGTTAAACGATGTTGTAACTTCCACCAAGCATTAGCATTAACATTAGCTACTTGCCAACCAGCACATTGTAGTAACGTTAAACgttaaatattgaaatgtatcaataaataagacggtattactgtgttgcaaagtggcatgtaatTAATAACCGAATTAGGCAGTGTGGCAACAAAAGCAGAATTACGGTTATGAGTATTTCTTTCTGTGACATTGTATGAATGACAAATAATCCCAAACAACTGGGTTTTGATGGAAATACAAATAACTAAAGTATACAAATAAGGCCATGTGACGCCACTGACAGGCGACTAAAGAAAACATCctgtgtcaaaaataaaataacagatttctctgggtttgaaatgtggtggaaacatttgggatagtGTAAGAACACAACTCACAATAATATATTACAtagttatgttgttgttttttagaacaacagacattttaacacaaccattttacatattataccTTCACGATCTGAGTAGTTGCATCACTGGCAATtctgtaatattaatatattaatatatttttgagATATATTACACAAGCAGACTCAATATAGTCATCATTTTCAGAGTTTGAATCACAgttccttacacacacacacacacacacacacacacacacacacacacacacacacacacacacacagtcgtgtctgcctatctttgtggggacgagtcattgacataatgcattccctagccccttaccctaaccttaaccatcaaacctaaatgcctaaccttaaccctcatcctaaccctaaccataacctgactctaaccctactcctaaaaccaagtcttagtcctcaaaaagccctttaacggtatggggaccagcattttggtccccacaaagcagtcacttccccataagtatactgttttcacagtttttggtccccacaaatgtagctatacctagaccacacacacacacacacacacacacacacacacacacacacacacactgcctagTGCTTGTGGACAGTGTTAtcttactatttttatttaagcGTTGCCATAAACTTGTGATGACAGTGAGCTCGCAAACAACCATAAATTAGCTGGAATTACAACCATACATACTGTTTTTAATTTCCCTCATTATAATGACGAGCCTTTTAGCTCTCATAATAAATGTTCTAAGCACTGTTTCTCAGCCAGGTTGTGGATCCCCACACCTCTTCCTTTCTGGTCATCTCTgccaaacgttttttttctgcttcaggTCGCTGTTTTTCTCCACTTTGGTTCCattgcagtttgtgtgtttatttagatTTCTTTTGAGACTTTTGTCTCCTTTACTCTATCCATCTCCTTATTTTCCATAACCTTTTGAACACAGCTGATGATCACTTTAGCTTTAAACACTCCTTTGATATGTTTTATATGCCCATAGTTCCTCCTTGAACCCAAGATTGTTTAAGGACATGTCCATTAGGGTAAAAGAGTTGGACCGCACCTTTGGCCACGTGTCAGGATAGGCAGATAAAGAAAGAGGTGGATGATATGTGGTTTGATTATTCTCCTGCACTGTTAACGCAGTGACAAAGAAGGATCAGCTGAGGACAAGACACCTAGTGTTAGTCAGAGGATTACTGTTCTAAACATGCAACCTGAGACATACACTTGACAACGTTCTGTGTTTAGAGCACACACTGGGAAAGCCTCTGGATCTTGTCTTCCACACTGTCTGATCCAACTCTGTCAGTCATGGATGCAGTCGGCAGGGATGCAGCTTTACCTTGGGTGTCACAGTTGGACACAGTAAACTGTCAATTTGACAAAGGCACAGCCGTCAGAGAGCGAGTTTAATCCAAACCCTTTGAACTCAGTTGAGAAATCTTTTGAAGCTGCAGGACACTTGTTTAAGAGAAGTGAATAATGGCTGAAAATCATGGCAACCACTTCAATTCTCCAATGGTGACAAAGGCACGCTGGAGGAAACCCAGTCATGTAAGTAGATTTACTTTGGAAACATGCTGGATTGAAAAACATCACTGAATTGCAAACTATAGAGGACATTTACAAGCCTTTCTGCAGAGGCATGGACAACTGCCTCTCTagaataaaactaaagtttcaaatgaaaaaaaacaacagttgatgTTGCTTGTGTATTGAAGTGATGAGCTGAAGAGAAAGGGGaccatttttaacaaaataatatttagcTCAGATCCTAATCTCTGGTTAATATTGTTGAAGCTGGGGTTATTTACCTTCAGGGTTTGGGGCAGACTATTGTTTGCACATGGTGGAGGACTTTACTCATACTCAGAGAAAGCTAAGACCAGATCGCTCTGTACACAGACTGACTATGCAGGCATTACTGCTGCCTGTTGTAGTTCACCATTTTCtgctgtagttagagttttcaTGCTCAAGTGATGCATGTGAGTTTTTGTATGTGAAAATTTTAGGCAAAGCTGTGGTGGGGATCTAGCCTAAAGATACAGGCAGGTGTTTAGCGTGGAGAAGCCGTTCTGTCACACATGGCTGTGTAATAGTGTGACAAACCACAAGAGATCCCATGCTGCTATAaggtaaaatgtaaattaaaataaatacaagtaaaaataaGGCTGTACTCTGGGGTTTTGTGAGTCATGTAAACAATTGACACTGTACAGTTCTTAGTAGAAGGACAACCGGAAGGACAATGTTTagtatttgaaagaaatgtttcaCACAATTAaccattgtgttttctttagcaGCTGAAACACACAGTATACACTGTTTAATCACTTAAATAGGTCGTGCATCTTCCTAATTTTATGTAAACTGTTGATAAATGTgaattaaattcagttttttaaagaagaGGACAGTTCACTGTAATACAATACATGGTTACATGTGGGTTAAAAATGCCAGAATCAGCCAAAAAGCTATTCTTCATCTGAAATCTGCGGGCCTCGACGTtaaagagacttttttttaatgcagaaaacaagaaagcaagacaacacaatacaaatAGATGACATATTTCCACTACAGCAAAATGTCACATTACTTCTGTGTGGGGTTTCTGAGTTCCCCAGCTGATTGAATGCAGAGGATTGTCATCTTCTCTATATCTTTGATTAATGTTGAAAGTACCTTAAATGCAGGACTATCCCTCCAAAATAAGTCTATTATTCATGTCTTTGGAGTTTAAGAACTTGTTCATGAAGTCTAACAGGGAGATAGACCGCTCTAGAGGTGTAATTCACCTCTGACACTATGTAGACTAACATGCAGCACATTTCTTTgcacatgaaaaataacaacatgcaAATATAACAATGTTTCATGGTTCTTTTATGTCATCGTAATGAAATATTCAAGCCCTGTTTGTGGCAATGGGAAGGTTTACCACGTCAATAATTATTAGTACAAATTAATACATATTaagttgaaaattgaaaattagccgactaactaaaaatgttgattaatgtgcattgtcctaatcaaataaataaatccactgTGTGACCCCAAACAACAAGGAAGGGAGGTCAACAAAGGAGTTGAACAGgttgtttttctgtcactgGATGGAGTTTGCTAAACAGATTTGAACTCTAATAATCAGACTCACTGctatatataaaaactaaaattaaccTTAGCACCCAAAAAGAACTCAGAACATTTCATCTCACTCTCCTCTCTCCAGACTCCTGATTTATTTGCAATGATTGAAAGGATACAGGTAAGATGACACGCTGATCTTTGTATTTTGTCTCGGCTTTCTGAGCTGTACTTACCAAGCAACTAACCAGTGAGTGTGTCTCATTTTAATACTGCAGTACTTTGGCCCTCTCCTCGGCTACAATACTTCTGTACGTTGTGTACATGAAGCATATTGAGGTCATATCTGGTTGTTTCAGAGGAGATTTGTCAGAGCAGAATATGTGTTTTTCAGCTGTTAACATTCTGATTGTAACACTGGCTGACAGCGTTGTTGGCTTATTATCTCACCTCCAAAAACTCTCTGCTGTCTCTGAAAGGATGATTTTTTAATTCTGTGATCCCACACTCAGTGGGCTTTATGATAGAGCTTATTGAAACTCTATAACTCTAGTAATGTTTTTAGTGCACTAGGACAGTAATAATATCTTTCAGTGACAACATCTTTCCTGTCTGTTGGCATaacttaatatttgaaaaagaaaatccctctTCAACCGGGGGGGTGATTTAGGactgtgttttttccccagtCAGACTTATATATCAATATGATGTATCAGATTCTATGACATCAGGCTCAGGCGCCATCACCTAGCCCAGATTTAGTATCAATCCATCTCTGCGATGTTCCTCTCTTTTACAAAACTCAGGTCTAGAGGGTGTTTCAGTGTAGGAGCATCACTTAGCTCAGCATCTTTTTTAATTCCTGGCATCTTATTACCACACGTCCTCTGTGTGCTAACAGACATTTCAGTCACTCCCAAATGCCTGCTCTTTAACATCCTTTAATTGTCTTTCAGTAtctgctctctctgtgtgtgtaatatatctCTTTCTGTATCTTTCCATCTGTCCCACTCTGACTTTGCTTGGTTGCCTCAGCCTGCTGCCTGTGTCTGGGGAAAACTGTATCATTATATAATGAGGTTGATCACTCTctctaaattttttttattgtggtcTTTTAGGACATGATTGTTACgtaaattgttttgcatgtcAAATCATGTTTGAAGTTAGGTATTTGTGTTGACGTCTTTCAAAGCATGTCCAGTTGCTGTGTGGATGACTGAGTGTtagccttttctctctctctctctctctctctctctccctctctcgggGGTGTCTTATCtcgtcctctcctctctctagGGAAACAGGATGGATGAGCAGAGGTGCACCTTTCCTCCCCCACTCAAGGTACGATTCTCCATGTAGAGACACAGTATTATTCACATGGCGCGGTCATTGTTTTGCGACTTCTCCACCATATCTCGCTCTGCCAGACAGGCTGATTACTTCTGCACACTGGAGCACAGTGTTAGTCATAATGCAGCGCAATGCTCTCAAGCCTTGTCATCATTTTTCACCAACAGAGTTAGTTAAGCTTCAAAATCATACACCTCTGATGCTACGCTCTGCAGACGGACATGGTACAACATTAGCAACCACGATTTTAACAAGCTATGATGCTAATTTAATGCAGTGTTTTGAACCATCAATGTGCCAAATAATGACAATACTTTAAACAAGCAATGCATTGATTCCTATGTAGTTAGCAAACAGCATAACAGTTATGCAATTACTCTGAATCTGTGTCCTTTGGGATTACAGAGTTGGACactgtggttgtttttattctttgatAAGAAAACAAAGCTTGTTTTCCTCTATTTTTCAGACAGAGGAGGACTACATTCCATACCCAAGTGTCCATGAGGTAGGATGACGATGTGCTGCAGTATCACTTTTCACCAtttagtgtttgtgtatttctgaGACAtcagttacattttatttgtgtccTGCTATgacattcacattcacactgtactgtttttttttctcaacctttGTCATATGGCATTTGGGGGCAGGTGTTGGGCAGAAAAAGCCCCTTTCCTCTCATCCTCCTACCGCAGTTTGGGGGTTACTGGATTGAGGGGACTAACCACGACATGAGTGACACAGTGGAAACAGAACAGCCGCAGCCTCATTCTCCGAACACCCGCACCAAGCTGGAACGTAACACAACAGCTACGATCTTCCGGAAACACTTCTTGGGAAAGGTTAGCCACTTTGTTGAGTTCAGTTCTTAACATAAAATCATCTATTAAACAAGTTCATacacatgtgtttgtttttcataatgaAACATTTCCTCCATCTTCTTTCATGTAGTTGTAAATTCGCTTTTAAGTCAAATGTATTTTGCTCTATTATTTCTTACCAGCTGTGGATGCATGCTTTAAAGCAGAAatacaaattataataaaaaacaactatgCACAagtttatgtaaatatgtgacATCCTTACACAGAATTTgtgtttgtaataaaaataatattaatacaaaacCAGAGCCAAATTAAAAGAATTTGACTACATCTTCTCCACATGTTCGTGTCACAACTAAATGCAACTTAGCTTGTTAGATTGTGGTAATAGAACAGCATATCTGTATTTCCCACATGTTCTCTCTGTAGTAACTAGATGCAGTAGCTGTATGTGTTGTTCTCCACCAATGCTGATTagcattttttacaaataattttttgggcatttcagccttttatttttgacaggacagatgaagacatgaaaggggagagagggggaataacatgcagcaaagggctggcGTTGACCCCAGGCCCAATGCGTTGAGGAGGAAACAGCctctatactgtatatggcGCCTCCATTCCTGATTAGTTCAGCATATTACAAGATATCCTTCCCATCTTAGCTCAGCTTGTACATCTTCATCTTGTCCCGGCTATTAATTTGATTTTTCAACTGAGTTTGTTCATAGTTTTTCCCATGTTCAATTTCTATGCTCGCAATCATGCAATAATATGTAATGATAGGAACATGAAAAAGTCACactaattaaataataaaagcagTTCTAAAACTGCCTTCAAAGTGATGTTACTGAAGTCCTTCTCATGACGCTTCCCTTCTCCTCAAATGAGCCTCATTACTCTTATAGAACATTTCACAATCAATTTCCCTTCTTGTTCATTAtagtaataaaatgaatgagCGAAAAGCCTGTCCCAGTAGAATAAACCACTAACAGAGACCAGACTCCCTTTTTGGCATCTCATACACACATTTGGCTTTGCCACCTGTTACATACTGATAATTACGAACAAATTTGATCTGCCTTTAGTAGGAGAGCAACAGAAGAAGGATATGGGGGTTAATGACCGGAGAACATGTGCcatatgtgcgtgtgtgggtgtgtgtgtgtgtgtttttgtgtctgactgtctgttTATGGACAGAAACTAATGGTCGTATCCTTGTACTGTGCCCTCAGGAACACTTTAATTACTATTCAGTGGACAGCGCCCTTGGACATCTGGTGTTCTCTCTAAAGTACGATGTGATTGGAGACCAGGAACATCTCCGTCTGATGCTCAGGTAATGCTCATTACGAATACATGGTACAGTACAATGTGTTTTTTCGTTTACAGAGAAACATCTTTAAATCTGTTGTGTCAGCACATAACAAATATTTGCAGATATATATGCAGAATAATCCACTTTCTTTGTTCCTAAATACCCAGTATTGACTGGATAAGTGAATACAGAACGGGTGTCATTGTAAGAGTCATAAAGCGAGAGAATGTCAACAGCACTGTCATTTCCACAGCAGAGTAACAGATGGACTATTTAGGCCAGCCAGTGGGCGGGGATGGAGGGAGGGTAAGTAGGCAAAGAGAGGCGAGGGTGGGGAAGTTGCATGATGGTCTATACCGGATTTTTCCCCATCTGATCTCACATTATATGGCTTTGAAACCACACTGATTATTTCATGACTTCACCAGGACCAAGCTGAAAACCTACCATGATGTGATCCCCATTTCCTGTCTGACAGAGTTTCCCAATGTGGTCCAAATGGCCAAGGTAAAAAAGGTATTATGCAGCGATTAATCTGCTGGGATAGTATCAAACCACTTTGTAAtatcctctctgtctttttttaaaatctaagCTCGTCTGTGAAGAGGTCAATGTGGACCGCTTTTTTCCTGTCCTTTATCCAAAAGTAAGATCTCGTTTGGTTTCTATAGTTGTTGCTAATGAATGTGTCCTTTCCACTACCACACATCTGACCATTTCAATGATGTGGCTAAAATTGTTTAAGTCTGTCTTAAAACATTAATCAGGCGCCCACGGGGAAAACTGTCTGGTGAAATAAAAAGAGGGAATTAAATAATATCACAATAACTACATTTGTCTAAGTCGGACTGCTAAAGCTTCATGTTTGCTTCAGTTGGACATTTTGTGGATTTTGTCCCCCATTACTTACATTGTTAGCAAGAGATTTCTTAACTGTCTGTATAAACAGAAGGAATGGTTACAGCAAGCAACATCTGTTTTAATGTTCATGTCGGCAACTGACTGTTCTTTTaagacagacttaaaaaaaactggaaaccTATCCGTTAatagttcttcttttttttacaggctTCAAGACTTATTGTCACTTTCGATGAACATGTGATAAGCAACAATTTTAAGTTTGGGGTCATTTATCAAAAGTTTGGACAGGTGAGCTATAAAGTTTGGATTGGAACTAATAGCAAAGATGCAATTTCTTGATCAGAGATTGCTCTGTTAATGTGCACGCGTCCTTTACATTAATTGTATCCAGGCTGTGAAGAATGATAACGTATCAAACATTGCAATTTGGGATTCGTTTAAGGAAGCTGATTATGTCTTAATTGTGTTCAGTCCAGTCAAGCCCAGTAACTGAAGCTGTCGTCAAcactccctcttttttttgAGGCGATTGTAGTCCTCTTGTTTGCGATGTGGGGGCAGAGGATCCATTGAATGCTTTGCTGAGGGCACTTGGACCTTTAAATGGAGACCTCGGTGTGTAGAGATCTGCACGGCTGATTCCTTAAAGCCCGCAGTAGTCTAAATAGATAAACAAGCCAAGGGCCATCTCACAAAGGCAATAAGGGCCCTCTGCTTatccttttggacattttctatTCAAGGGGGGTGCTAAGTGGAGAAAGGCATGATGGTTAAGTAGGCTTATTGCATacggaaaacaaaacagaaataagaaCCTTCTTCTCAGATATGTTTTAGTGTTAAGACATGCTTTTGATTTCACATCACTATTCTACTTTCTTTCAATAAATGATCAACTGTCCGTCTCAGCTGATTAAAACCTTCTTCTACACATCTGAAATGCAAATGAAGGTTGTTTAAACCAGAGtgccaaacacacaccagaAACACTCCACTTCGTGCATTCAGTTATTGACCCGAATGATCtgtggcaagaaaaaaaaaacacaccttaCATAAAATACTCATCGTGCCATTGCTGGCTCTACTCTACTACTACTCTACTACTCTCTACTACTCTACTACTTTTGTATTTCTTATGCAGACATAAGTGCTGTTATTATTGGACATTAACATTGTATCATACAGTACACAGTCTACCTCACAAATCATCCcagccctgttgctgaaatcaTTTTGTCCTCCAAGCCTTGAGGTTTaggagtttttgttttgtttttactggaTACAGACTTCAGAAGAAGAGCTGTTTGGCAACAGTGAAGAAAGTCCTGCCTTTGTAGAATTCCTGGAGTTTCTAGGAGAGAAAATTGAGCTGCACAACTTTAAAGGGTAAGGATCTATCTCTGGTTTAAAGGCACTATGTATACTTGACCATGCATTTCATAAGGGAATTTCCttattgtgggatgaataaagtattatctaatctaatctaataacaTGATGCCAACCACAATTCACATTCTGTCAGGCTAGCTACAGGAATGATGGTCATGGTACTGGACTGGGATGGTGGAGAACATCTTGTTAGatgttgttctgttttctgcAGTTTCCGTGGAGGGTTGGACGTGACTCATGGGCAGACTGGCGTTGAGTCTGTCTACTGCAACTACCGTAACAAAGAGGTCATGTTCCACGTGTCTACAAAGCTGCCTTACACAGATGGGGACACCCAGCAGGTACTGCAATACAATGCCAGACTAACACACCTTTCATGATTCACTGCACGCAGTCAGACAGGTTCCCTCTGGTTATTGTAATGCCATATTTTGCATGTCCCTCCCAATCACCTGCAGCATATATTGGCAACAATACCCACTGGTAGTAAACATGAATCACAAATTGAAATGTATGCTTTAGGGTCTGCATATGCAAGCAGCACACCTTCCTTACAGTGATTTAAAGCACATCCTCCTTTTCCGCCTCACATGGTCACACAAACACTGATTGATTAGAACAAGCTTTTACACCATTTGCTGTCATGGtttgcacaaacacagatgAGGCAATAGTCCAAATACTCTGAAAATTAGGTTTACTCTATATGCTCAGTTTCCCCAGCTGGAAGCCCAGGGGGTGTTGTCCAGCATTAGCTCCTTTGAGCCAATCAGTGCTTGCTCAGGCTGTCTTCAGGAGAAACAGCACTCCCTGGCGGTGTCCCACAAACTCACATGCATTTGCCTGTGCGACAGGGAGGAGTGTAATTGAATAATTCTATAGTCTGCAcatggctcagtggtagagtggttgcctgccaatcaaaATGTTGGTAGATCAATCCCATGTCAACGTGTCCTTaggcaagacgctgaaccctGAGTTACCCCTGATGCTGTGCCAGCggagtataaatgtgtgtgagtgtttatctgatgagcaggtagGACTTTGTGAATGATACTATGTGAACACACTTTGTTAGCTGTGTTCGTTTGGCCCCATTCTGGATTTGCAagctttgtgttgttattggtgttaaaaaaagtattctttGAATTAAACTTAGCTTTATCAACAATCAATAGGAACGTCAACAAAAGGGTTTCTTACTTATTGTCTTCCAAATTCAGTTCCAGCCAGCATTAAATGTGTCATCATAATTGTGGCATTCTGAAACCAGCAGATAACTTAACTCTAAGCTAATTTGTGACATGTTACTACGTGTCTGGTGTGTTGCAGTTGCAGAGAAAGCGGCACATAGGGAACGACATTGTGGCCATCTTATTCCAAGAGGAAAACACTCCCTTTGTACCGGACATGATTGCCTCCAACTTTCTCCACGCCTACATTGTGGTCCAAGTGGTCAACCCCTGCTCTGACAATGTTCTCTACAAGGTGACTTTTTTTGCTCACTGTGGTCTGacttagtttttttgtgatggaTACCTGATTAAACTCCATCTTACTGTTAATTTGCAGGTGTCAGTGACAGCACGGGATGATGTACCTTTCTTTGGCCCGGCCCTTCCAAACCCAgctgtctttaaaaaagtaagagAAAGAACATATTTTATGCCTGAGCTTTTGCATCCGCAAGCCAGTGCACTTTCCCTCTCTTGGTCATCATTGTATTAACCAACATGATGTATTGTCTCTTACCTCCTCTCTTTTTCCAGAGCACTGAATTTCACGACTTCCTTTTTACAAAGCTCATCAATGCAGAGTATGCCTGCTACAAAGCTGAGAAATTTTCCAAATTAGAGGTaagttgtttaaaaacaatttaaaacatttgt
This window encodes:
- the LOC117947368 gene encoding rap1 GTPase-activating protein 1-like isoform X11, coding for MPQRKRSFTFGAYGGKQDGSDPRISATLEPQLFQPTLPYTTSPFHKGNRMDEQRCTFPPPLKTEEDYIPYPSVHEVLGRKSPFPLILLPQFGGYWIEGTNHDMSDTVETEQPQPHSPNTRTKLERNTTATIFRKHFLGKEHFNYYSVDSALGHLVFSLKYDVIGDQEHLRLMLRTKLKTYHDVIPISCLTEFPNVVQMAKLVCEEVNVDRFFPVLYPKASRLIVTFDEHVISNNFKFGVIYQKFGQTSEEELFGNSEESPAFVEFLEFLGEKIELHNFKGFRGGLDVTHGQTGVESVYCNYRNKEVMFHVSTKLPYTDGDTQQLQRKRHIGNDIVAILFQEENTPFVPDMIASNFLHAYIVVQVVNPCSDNVLYKVSVTARDDVPFFGPALPNPAVFKKSTEFHDFLFTKLINAEYACYKAEKFSKLEERTRSALLETLYEELHVNSQAMMGVAGDDDKLENGSAGGGGFFESFKRVIRSRSHSMDATGLAFKKPHTFSTSFNSSFNHEPADSPKFPGISLLVPGKSPSKYGRRGSAIGIGTVEESLIVPGKSPTRKKSGPFSSRRSSAIGIENIQEVHEKSRENSPYTQKTPDSGHVSQDPKSDNSSNQSSPEVLTTKNSSYLAGRAPSIPEAHDLSRSSSNASSFASVVEENETEATEDYDTGMESLSSAGTPHKRDSFPYNTWLEDNISSTCTSSHGSSPGETGPGKPERGKGTDVRIKLERPHDHQSSSHSHKSQCHWEVRQVQAFA
- the LOC117947368 gene encoding rap1 GTPase-activating protein 1-like isoform X10: MPCSPFRIGRPRKFWKQDGSDPRISATLEPQLFQPTLPYTTSPFHKGNRMDEQRCTFPPPLKTEEDYIPYPSVHEVLGRKSPFPLILLPQFGGYWIEGTNHDMSDTVETEQPQPHSPNTRTKLERNTTATIFRKHFLGKEHFNYYSVDSALGHLVFSLKYDVIGDQEHLRLMLRTKLKTYHDVIPISCLTEFPNVVQMAKLVCEEVNVDRFFPVLYPKASRLIVTFDEHVISNNFKFGVIYQKFGQTSEEELFGNSEESPAFVEFLEFLGEKIELHNFKGFRGGLDVTHGQTGVESVYCNYRNKEVMFHVSTKLPYTDGDTQQLQRKRHIGNDIVAILFQEENTPFVPDMIASNFLHAYIVVQVVNPCSDNVLYKVSVTARDDVPFFGPALPNPAVFKKSTEFHDFLFTKLINAEYACYKAEKFSKLEERTRSALLETLYEELHVNSQAMMGVAGDDDKLENGSAGGGGFFESFKRVIRSRSHSMDATGLAFKKPHTFSTSFNSSFNHEPADSPKFPGISLLVPGKSPSKYGRRGSAIGIGTVEESLIVPGKSPTRKKSGPFSSRRSSAIGIENIQEVHEKSRENSPYTQKTPDSGHVSQDPKSDNSSNQSSPEVLTTKNSSYLAGRAPSIPEAHDLSRSSSNASSFASVVEENETEATEDYDTGMESLSSAGTPHKRDSFPYNTWLEDNISSTCTSSHGSSPGETGPGKPERGKGTDVRIKLERPHDHQSSSHSHKSQCHWEVRQVQAFA
- the LOC117947368 gene encoding rap1 GTPase-activating protein 1-like isoform X5, with amino-acid sequence MPQRKRSFTFGAYGGVDKTFSKARSLWKQDGSDPRISATLEPQLFQPTLPYTTSPFHKGNRMDEQRCTFPPPLKTEEDYIPYPSVHEVLGRKSPFPLILLPQFGGYWIEGTNHDMSDTVETEQPQPHSPNTRTKLERNTTATIFRKHFLGKEHFNYYSVDSALGHLVFSLKYDVIGDQEHLRLMLRTKLKTYHDVIPISCLTEFPNVVQMAKLVCEEVNVDRFFPVLYPKASRLIVTFDEHVISNNFKFGVIYQKFGQTSEEELFGNSEESPAFVEFLEFLGEKIELHNFKGFRGGLDVTHGQTGVESVYCNYRNKEVMFHVSTKLPYTDGDTQQLQRKRHIGNDIVAILFQEENTPFVPDMIASNFLHAYIVVQVVNPCSDNVLYKVSVTARDDVPFFGPALPNPAVFKKSTEFHDFLFTKLINAEYACYKAEKFSKLEERTRSALLETLYEELHVNSQAMMGVAGDDDKLENGSAGGGGFFESFKRVIRSRSHSMDATGLAFKKPHTFSTSFNSSFNHEPADSPKFPGISLLVPGKSPSKYGRRGSAIGIGTVEESLIVPGKSPTRKKSGPFSSRRSSAIGIENIQEVHEKSRENSPYTQKTPDSGHVSQDPKSDNSSNQSSPEVLTTKNSSYLAGRAPSIPEAHDLSRSSSNASSFASVVEENETEATEDYDTGMESLSSAGTPHKRDSFPYNTWLEDNISSTCTSSHGSSPGETGPGKPERGKGTDVRIKLERPHDHQSSSHSHKSQCHWEVRQVQAFA
- the LOC117947368 gene encoding rap1 GTPase-activating protein 1-like isoform X15; translation: MKQDGSDPRISATLEPQLFQPTLPYTTSPFHKGNRMDEQRCTFPPPLKTEEDYIPYPSVHEVLGRKSPFPLILLPQFGGYWIEGTNHDMSDTVETEQPQPHSPNTRTKLERNTTATIFRKHFLGKEHFNYYSVDSALGHLVFSLKYDVIGDQEHLRLMLRTKLKTYHDVIPISCLTEFPNVVQMAKLVCEEVNVDRFFPVLYPKASRLIVTFDEHVISNNFKFGVIYQKFGQTSEEELFGNSEESPAFVEFLEFLGEKIELHNFKGFRGGLDVTHGQTGVESVYCNYRNKEVMFHVSTKLPYTDGDTQQLQRKRHIGNDIVAILFQEENTPFVPDMIASNFLHAYIVVQVVNPCSDNVLYKVSVTARDDVPFFGPALPNPAVFKKSTEFHDFLFTKLINAEYACYKAEKFSKLEERTRSALLETLYEELHVNSQAMMGVAGDDDKLENGSAGGGGFFESFKRVIRSRSHSMDATGLAFKKPHTFSTSFNSSFNHEPADSPKFPGISLLVPGKSPSKYGRRGSAIGIGTVEESLIVPGKSPTRKKSGPFSSRRSSAIGIENIQEVHEKSRENSPYTQKTPDSGHVSQDPKSDNSSNQSSPEVLTTKNSSYLAGRAPSIPEAHDLSRSSSNASSFASVVEENETEATEDYDTGMESLSSAGTPHKRDSFPYNTWLEDNISSTCTSSHGSSPGETGPGKPERGKGTDVRIKLERPHDHQSSSHSHKSQCHWEVRQVQAFA
- the LOC117947368 gene encoding rap1 GTPase-activating protein 1-like isoform X20, whose amino-acid sequence is MDEQRCTFPPPLKTEEDYIPYPSVHEVLGRKSPFPLILLPQFGGYWIEGTNHDMSDTVETEQPQPHSPNTRTKLERNTTATIFRKHFLGKEHFNYYSVDSALGHLVFSLKYDVIGDQEHLRLMLRTKLKTYHDVIPISCLTEFPNVVQMAKLVCEEVNVDRFFPVLYPKASRLIVTFDEHVISNNFKFGVIYQKFGQTSEEELFGNSEESPAFVEFLEFLGEKIELHNFKGFRGGLDVTHGQTGVESVYCNYRNKEVMFHVSTKLPYTDGDTQQLQRKRHIGNDIVAILFQEENTPFVPDMIASNFLHAYIVVQVVNPCSDNVLYKVSVTARDDVPFFGPALPNPAVFKKSTEFHDFLFTKLINAEYACYKAEKFSKLEERTRSALLETLYEELHVNSQAMMGVAGDDDKLENGSAGGGGFFESFKRVIRSRSHSMDATGLAFKKPHTFSTSFNSSFNHEPADSPKFPGISLLVPGKSPSKYGRRGSAIGIGTVEESLIVPGKSPTRKKSGPFSSRRSSAIGIENIQEVHEKSRENSPYTQKTPDSGHVSQDPKSDNSSNQSSPEVLTTKNSSYLAGRAPSIPEAHDLSRSSSNASSFASVVEENETEATEDYDTGMESLSSAGTPHKRDSFPYNTWLEDNISSTCTSSHGSSPGETGPGKPERGKGTDVRIKLERPHDHQSSSHSHKSQCHWEVRQVQAFA